Proteins co-encoded in one Cricetulus griseus strain 17A/GY chromosome 1 unlocalized genomic scaffold, alternate assembly CriGri-PICRH-1.0 chr1_1, whole genome shotgun sequence genomic window:
- the LOC100767221 gene encoding beta-defensin 4-like has product MRIHYLLLTFLLVLLSPFSAFTQRIKNPVTCLTNGGICWGACRGNFRQIGTCGIPKVRCCKRR; this is encoded by the exons ATGAGGATCCATTACCTCCTCCTCACATTTCTCCTGGTGCTGCTGTCACCTTTTtcag CTTTCACCCAAAGAATCAAGAACCCTGTAACTTGCCTCACCAATGGGGGTATATGCTGGGGTGCATGTCGTGGAAATTTTCGACAGATTGGCACTTGTGGCATTCCTAAAGTCAGGTGCTGCAAGAGAAGATAA
- the LOC100766932 gene encoding beta-defensin 33 → MKLLFLLFLLLICLIQTASGRRRDMRFRQCEKMGGLCKYQKTHGCSILPAECKSRYKHCCRL, encoded by the exons ATGAAGCtgctatttcttctctttctccttcttataTGTCTTATTCAGACAGCATCAG GGCGCAGAAGAGATATGAGATTTCGTCAGTGTGAGAAAATGGGTGGCCTTTGCAAGTATCAGAAAACCCATGGATGCTCCATCCTGCCTGCAGAATGCAAAAGTCGGTACAAGCACTGCTGTAGGCTTTAA